One window from the genome of Leptospira perdikensis encodes:
- a CDS encoding LIC_13355 family lipoprotein, translating to MGQFLTKSKLFLFLITLTFLQCSEKEKTNDLILPLLALPLANSSSVGPCPPTTLPTTIPIANTVVSANSSVSGFNNSSKAINGICGGGEFSGSLDVYALNLTGAGATIILSWAGKTVKNVTGIDFIVYENPFRVSETSDRYAFDPMVVQVSYDGTNYCGFDLSGFNSSVADSNKISSWPGFGGLRPVLYNMATKPFTLTELFTSTGSGFLLGGGDGFNLDDLIVGGPGANCDTTARSNIQTNGFKFIKMISASAVTNPNTGSGYVYPHSYDNGSDIDGVVAKSIE from the coding sequence ATGGGTCAGTTCCTAACAAAATCAAAACTATTCTTGTTCTTAATCACTTTGACTTTTTTGCAATGTTCTGAGAAAGAAAAAACTAATGACCTCATATTACCATTACTAGCACTACCGCTTGCAAATTCTTCTTCTGTGGGTCCATGCCCACCAACAACTTTACCAACTACTATCCCTATTGCAAATACAGTTGTCTCTGCTAATTCCAGCGTGAGTGGATTCAATAACTCATCTAAAGCAATCAATGGTATTTGTGGTGGTGGAGAGTTTTCAGGATCTTTGGATGTTTATGCATTAAATTTAACGGGAGCTGGAGCAACCATTATTTTATCCTGGGCAGGAAAGACAGTAAAGAACGTTACTGGAATTGATTTTATAGTATATGAAAATCCTTTTAGAGTTTCAGAAACTAGTGATCGATATGCCTTTGATCCAATGGTAGTTCAAGTTTCCTACGATGGAACCAACTATTGTGGATTTGATCTAAGTGGCTTTAATTCATCTGTAGCCGATAGTAATAAAATTTCTTCTTGGCCCGGATTTGGTGGTCTTCGGCCTGTTCTTTATAATATGGCCACTAAACCATTTACCTTAACTGAATTGTTTACATCTACAGGAAGTGGATTTTTGTTAGGTGGCGGTGATGGATTCAATCTTGATGATTTAATCGTTGGAGGACCTGGTGCCAATTGCGATACGACTGCTCGTTCTAATATTCAAACAAATGGTTTCAAATTTATAAAAATGATTTCTGCATCGGCAGTTACCAACCCCAATACAGGATCAGGATATGTTTACCCTCATTCATACGATAACGGCTCCGATATTGACGGTGTGGTTGCTAAGTCTATTGAATGA